A genomic segment from Polyangium mundeleinium encodes:
- a CDS encoding type VI immunity family protein: protein MQAHDPLRLDPEDIETRGVVRKPSGAIVSRIGVLLSVYFLDGWKHEKREQLLLILQDYVSRFSDKVTHYQKDDARSLSRWDGEGLPGDYRSLADIGAHKQLSCHMQHVDPKGGDDPSLWRIMLRGFAKNNAARPLSGIKAHFPPTYVFADPERFVELVRTWCGRVDAIHGSAGLGVLTVPGRETTEEPYHYQLLRRYPALEYDAMGNYWSETRKGGYEQPRSSNWLTILGQQNVAALGGVQSIQSRLGPGMTLEHYETGVIIRAGVLPQLGDAATNTIPDAYQIAARIIKPMRYEGYKWGVIKVPDKSDWLEETLKWVRRFD from the coding sequence ATGCAAGCCCATGATCCGCTCAGGCTCGACCCGGAAGACATTGAGACCCGCGGTGTAGTGCGTAAGCCAAGCGGTGCGATTGTTTCACGCATCGGCGTGTTGCTATCCGTATATTTTCTTGATGGCTGGAAACACGAAAAGCGGGAACAATTGCTCCTCATCCTCCAAGATTATGTCTCGCGCTTCTCGGACAAGGTTACCCACTATCAAAAAGACGACGCCCGAAGCTTGAGCCGCTGGGATGGCGAAGGTCTCCCAGGAGACTACCGCTCGCTCGCCGACATCGGCGCGCACAAACAGCTATCATGCCACATGCAGCACGTGGATCCGAAAGGAGGAGACGACCCCTCACTCTGGCGCATAATGCTCCGTGGGTTTGCGAAGAATAACGCAGCACGCCCTCTTTCCGGAATCAAGGCCCATTTCCCACCGACTTACGTTTTCGCCGACCCTGAACGTTTCGTCGAACTCGTGCGTACGTGGTGTGGCCGAGTCGATGCCATCCATGGTTCAGCTGGCCTCGGTGTCCTCACCGTGCCCGGTAGAGAAACTACGGAGGAGCCCTATCATTACCAACTCTTGCGTCGCTATCCCGCACTAGAGTACGATGCGATGGGAAACTATTGGTCGGAGACACGCAAGGGCGGGTATGAGCAGCCGCGCTCCTCGAACTGGCTAACGATTCTGGGACAGCAGAACGTCGCTGCACTGGGAGGCGTTCAATCAATTCAATCGCGCCTGGGTCCCGGCATGACCCTTGAACATTACGAAACCGGTGTCATCATCCGCGCGGGGGTGCTACCGCAATTAGGTGATGCGGCTACCAATACGATTCCGGATGCGTATCAAATAGCGGCGCGCATCATCAAGCCCATGCGGTATGAGGGCTACAAGTGGGGGGTCATCAAGGTGCCGGACAAATCCGACTGGCTTGAAGAAACGCTGAAGTGGGTTAGGCGGTTTGATTGA
- a CDS encoding penicillin-insensitive murein endopeptidase, whose product MRLLARIAAPLLLGLALVATGPRVSEAAPGAKAAKSEPSKEKDKGKGKKDKGEPKKGAEKERKPKGALSAGAPNKGRLYGGEKLASSKSVEVRGGAHAYALPDLVRVLRRAAAKVSGKHKGSVLYVGDLSAKSGGALFGHNSHQSGRDADVGFYMVSEKGKHVNPHRFVAFGSDGRARGGEVVRFDDERNWAFVEALLTDTKTDVRYLFVSAGLRTRLLKYAAKKNVPKDLYTKAAAALMSPADADVHDDHFHVRIACPERMRPTCVEDSYLRGGGNAASAAGAASKDAKGEAAPKEAAPKEEAGEAKEGKEAKEAAPPPPVATKADKDEGGASDR is encoded by the coding sequence ATGCGCCTGCTCGCCCGGATCGCCGCGCCCCTCCTCCTCGGCCTCGCGCTCGTCGCCACAGGCCCGCGCGTCTCCGAGGCCGCACCCGGCGCCAAGGCGGCGAAGTCCGAGCCCTCGAAGGAGAAGGACAAGGGCAAGGGCAAAAAGGACAAGGGCGAGCCGAAGAAGGGCGCAGAGAAGGAGCGGAAGCCGAAGGGCGCGCTGTCGGCGGGGGCGCCGAACAAGGGCAGGCTGTACGGGGGCGAGAAGCTCGCGTCGAGCAAGTCGGTCGAGGTGCGCGGCGGCGCACACGCGTACGCGCTGCCCGACCTCGTGCGGGTGCTCCGTCGCGCAGCCGCCAAGGTGAGCGGGAAGCACAAGGGGTCGGTGCTGTACGTGGGGGACCTGTCGGCGAAGAGTGGCGGGGCGCTCTTCGGGCACAACTCGCATCAGTCGGGGCGCGACGCGGACGTCGGCTTCTACATGGTGAGCGAGAAGGGCAAACACGTGAACCCGCACCGGTTCGTGGCCTTCGGCAGCGACGGGCGCGCCCGCGGCGGCGAGGTCGTGCGCTTCGACGACGAGCGAAACTGGGCGTTCGTCGAGGCACTGCTCACCGACACGAAGACCGACGTGCGGTACCTGTTCGTGTCGGCAGGGCTGCGCACGCGGCTGCTCAAGTATGCGGCCAAGAAGAACGTGCCGAAGGACCTCTACACGAAGGCAGCGGCGGCGCTGATGAGCCCCGCGGACGCGGACGTGCACGACGATCATTTCCACGTGCGGATCGCTTGTCCCGAGAGGATGCGGCCGACATGCGTGGAGGATTCGTATCTGCGCGGCGGAGGGAACGCGGCGAGCGCGGCGGGCGCGGCGAGCAAGGACGCGAAGGGGGAAGCGGCGCCGAAGGAAGCGGCGCCGAAGGAAGAGGCGGGCGAAGCGAAGGAAGGGAAAGAAGCCAAGGAAGCGGCGCCGCCCCCGCCCGTGGCCACGAAGGCCGACAAGGACGAGGGCGGCGCGTCGGACCGCTAA
- a CDS encoding DUF2169 family type VI secretion system accessory protein: protein MSFVWQPSAGAYAQTVVVKGTFRLLPGESTLAEAQEAPTEVDRAPYKRKADVVLVGHAYAPGKQPARSWMVRLVVGDLDKSIEVWCDRVIRWQDGALLEGPRVTKVPLTWERAAGGPETSNPVGMRFDAAPDRYDTVPIPNLQPPGMFVSSRADTFVPICFGPIAPEWPRASARLGRLAPGWEGRPFPERCDYEYFQVAPLDQQVAGIRPNERIVLENLHPEHPRLVTSLPNLRPRAVMDRATGEREEVQLFADTLWIDTDRGVCSVVWRGQVGLRHAAEARRIAVWLEGMPLREAAREQQAGVDDEGDVAATMTLVGPLERKAGPVLPFVAGSSRLSEPERKQFVEELSRWARRGSEDGSETLFAPMVRPAGKALPFEGVSEPADDDGDMAKTLPPMAKEPLKSVPLVVPSLPEAPVVEVQVEQEEAPSPLPAPPPMIGPLAKAEMLEVRESPGAQAAVVECGEAERDAPDVAKPAERRLPVEEYPLERCAAIAASIARRKGDYDRILAEEGLTREVWKELDAYWLAAVEVEVDRGGKKMLSAYDEAYVGRLEKERGPITASEYAGLLIAAERRGVDAELRKLGLPEGAMMQIRRVWMGRCVMDLKVGAEVRAAMRVVAG from the coding sequence ATGAGCTTCGTCTGGCAACCGAGCGCGGGAGCATACGCGCAGACGGTGGTCGTGAAGGGGACGTTCCGGCTCTTGCCTGGGGAGTCAACGCTGGCCGAAGCGCAGGAGGCCCCGACGGAGGTCGACCGGGCCCCTTACAAGCGGAAGGCGGACGTGGTGCTGGTGGGGCACGCGTATGCTCCCGGCAAACAGCCGGCGCGGTCGTGGATGGTGCGGCTCGTGGTCGGGGACCTCGATAAGTCGATCGAGGTGTGGTGTGACCGGGTCATTCGATGGCAGGACGGAGCGCTGCTCGAGGGGCCGCGGGTGACGAAAGTGCCGCTCACGTGGGAGCGCGCGGCGGGCGGGCCCGAGACGAGCAATCCGGTGGGAATGCGGTTCGACGCGGCGCCGGACCGGTATGACACGGTGCCCATTCCGAATTTGCAGCCGCCGGGGATGTTCGTTTCGTCGCGCGCGGATACGTTCGTGCCGATTTGCTTTGGGCCGATCGCGCCGGAGTGGCCGCGGGCATCGGCGCGTCTCGGGCGGCTGGCGCCGGGGTGGGAGGGGCGGCCATTCCCTGAGCGATGCGATTATGAGTACTTTCAGGTCGCACCACTGGATCAGCAGGTCGCCGGGATACGACCGAACGAGCGGATCGTCCTGGAGAACCTGCATCCGGAGCATCCGCGGCTCGTGACGAGCTTGCCGAACCTGAGGCCGCGAGCGGTCATGGACCGAGCGACGGGGGAGCGGGAGGAGGTGCAGCTCTTCGCGGACACGCTCTGGATCGACACGGATCGAGGGGTGTGCTCGGTGGTGTGGCGGGGCCAAGTCGGGCTGCGGCATGCAGCAGAGGCAAGGCGGATCGCGGTCTGGTTGGAGGGGATGCCGCTTCGCGAGGCGGCGCGCGAGCAGCAGGCCGGCGTCGACGACGAAGGAGATGTGGCAGCCACGATGACGCTCGTGGGACCGCTCGAAAGGAAAGCGGGGCCGGTGCTGCCGTTCGTGGCGGGGTCGTCGAGGTTATCTGAACCGGAGCGGAAGCAGTTCGTGGAGGAACTCTCGCGGTGGGCGCGGCGGGGATCGGAGGATGGATCCGAGACGCTGTTCGCGCCGATGGTGAGGCCTGCGGGGAAGGCGTTGCCGTTCGAGGGGGTGAGCGAGCCTGCGGACGACGACGGCGACATGGCGAAGACATTGCCGCCAATGGCAAAGGAGCCACTGAAGTCGGTTCCCCTCGTTGTGCCGAGCTTGCCGGAGGCCCCTGTCGTGGAGGTGCAGGTGGAGCAGGAGGAGGCACCGAGCCCATTGCCTGCGCCGCCGCCGATGATCGGGCCGCTGGCGAAGGCGGAGATGTTAGAGGTGCGCGAGTCGCCGGGAGCGCAGGCGGCCGTTGTCGAATGCGGCGAGGCCGAGCGCGATGCGCCAGACGTTGCGAAGCCGGCCGAGCGGAGGCTGCCCGTCGAGGAGTATCCGCTGGAGCGGTGCGCAGCAATTGCTGCCTCGATCGCGCGGAGGAAAGGGGATTATGACCGAATTCTGGCGGAGGAGGGGCTCACGAGGGAAGTGTGGAAGGAGCTGGATGCGTACTGGCTCGCCGCGGTCGAGGTCGAGGTCGATCGTGGGGGGAAGAAGATGCTCTCGGCGTATGATGAGGCGTATGTCGGGCGGCTTGAAAAGGAGCGGGGGCCGATCACGGCAAGCGAGTATGCGGGGCTGTTGATTGCGGCGGAGCGCAGGGGGGTGGATGCGGAGTTGAGGAAGCTCGGGCTGCCGGAAGGGGCCATGATGCAGATCCGGCGGGTTTGGATGGGGAGGTGTGTGATGGATCTGAAGGTCGGCGCGGAGGTACGGGCGGCAATGCGGGTGGTGGCTGGGTGA